One stretch of Pigmentiphaga aceris DNA includes these proteins:
- the leuS gene encoding leucine--tRNA ligase, with the protein MQERYHPAEVESAAQQHWNATNATLTTEHAKRPDGSEKPKFYACSMLPYPSGKLHMGHVRNYTINDMMARYLRMTGHNVLMPMGWDAFGLPAENAAMDKGIAPAKWTRQNIADMKAQMQPLGLSIDWSRELATCDPEYYKWNQWFFLKMLEKGIAYKKTQVVNWDPIDQTVLANEQVIDGRGWRSGAVVEKREIPGYYLAITQYADELLDNVSDPAAPGYLHGWPERVRLMQEHWIGKSQGVRFAFPHDIKDADGKLVQDGKMYVFTTRADTIMGVTFCAVAPEHPIATLAAATNPTLAAFIEDCAQGGTSEAEMATKEKEGVPTGFFVTHPLTGAQVPVWVGNYVLMGYGDGAVMGVPAHDERDFAFARKYSLEIKQVVAVEGQQYSDQAWQEWYGDKQRGVLVNSGEYTGLGYAAAVDAIAAAITVKELGEKKTTWRLRDWGVSRQRYWGTPIPIIHCADCGDVPVPEKDLPVILPEHLIPDGSGNPLNKDDAFLNVACPHCGKPAKRETDTMDTFVDSAWYYMRYTCPDSANAMVDARNDYWSPMDQYIGGIEHAVLHLLYARFWTKAMRDIGLIKYDEPFTKLFTQGMLLNESYFREEPNGKKRWFYPSEVEVTHDERGAPVSAVARADGQPVQMGGIEKMSKSKNNVVEPGDIISRFGADTARLFTMFAGPPDQSAAWSDTGAEGTARYLRRVWTFAHRQADVVREAGDDFTGISPAGARLRRDIHLLLRTVGHDYDRLQYNTVVSGTMKLLNALDDATLTDSPADRAALREGTGILLRALYPGAPHITHALWQELGFGTRIGDLIDAPWPQVDEAALVQDEIELVLQVNGKMRGSVTVPAAADKDAIEAAARAHEAVEKFLEGRPPKRVIVVAGKLVNVVG; encoded by the coding sequence ATGCAGGAACGCTACCACCCCGCCGAGGTCGAATCGGCCGCCCAGCAACACTGGAACGCCACCAACGCCACGTTGACCACCGAACACGCCAAGCGCCCGGACGGCTCTGAGAAGCCCAAGTTCTACGCTTGCTCCATGCTGCCCTACCCCAGCGGCAAGCTGCACATGGGCCATGTGCGCAACTACACCATCAACGACATGATGGCCCGTTATCTGCGGATGACCGGCCACAACGTATTGATGCCCATGGGCTGGGACGCCTTCGGCCTGCCCGCCGAAAACGCCGCCATGGACAAGGGCATCGCGCCCGCCAAGTGGACGCGCCAGAACATCGCCGACATGAAGGCGCAGATGCAACCGCTGGGCCTGTCGATCGACTGGTCGCGCGAGCTCGCCACCTGCGACCCCGAGTACTACAAGTGGAACCAGTGGTTCTTCCTGAAGATGCTGGAAAAGGGCATCGCGTACAAGAAGACCCAGGTCGTCAACTGGGACCCGATCGACCAGACCGTGCTGGCCAACGAACAGGTCATCGACGGCCGTGGCTGGCGCTCTGGTGCCGTGGTGGAAAAGCGCGAAATCCCGGGCTACTACCTGGCCATCACGCAATACGCTGACGAACTGCTGGACAACGTGTCCGACCCGGCTGCCCCCGGTTACCTGCATGGCTGGCCCGAGCGTGTGCGCCTGATGCAGGAACACTGGATCGGCAAGAGCCAGGGCGTGCGCTTCGCCTTCCCGCATGACATCAAGGACGCCGACGGCAAACTGGTGCAAGACGGCAAGATGTACGTCTTCACCACCCGTGCCGACACCATCATGGGCGTGACCTTCTGCGCCGTGGCCCCCGAGCACCCCATTGCAACGCTGGCCGCCGCGACGAACCCGACGCTGGCCGCGTTCATCGAGGACTGCGCACAAGGCGGTACCTCGGAGGCCGAAATGGCCACGAAGGAAAAGGAAGGCGTGCCGACCGGCTTCTTCGTGACCCACCCGCTGACCGGCGCGCAAGTGCCGGTGTGGGTCGGCAACTACGTGCTGATGGGTTATGGCGACGGCGCTGTCATGGGCGTCCCCGCCCACGACGAGCGCGACTTCGCCTTCGCCCGCAAATACAGCCTGGAGATCAAGCAGGTCGTGGCCGTCGAAGGCCAGCAATACAGCGACCAGGCTTGGCAAGAGTGGTACGGCGACAAGCAGCGCGGCGTCTTGGTGAACTCGGGTGAGTACACCGGCCTGGGTTATGCAGCCGCCGTCGACGCAATTGCCGCCGCCATCACGGTCAAGGAATTGGGCGAGAAAAAGACCACCTGGCGTCTGCGCGACTGGGGCGTGAGCCGCCAGCGCTACTGGGGCACGCCGATCCCGATCATCCACTGCGCCGATTGCGGCGACGTGCCGGTGCCCGAGAAAGACCTGCCGGTGATCCTGCCGGAACACCTGATCCCCGATGGCAGTGGCAACCCGCTGAACAAGGACGACGCGTTCCTGAACGTGGCGTGCCCGCACTGTGGCAAGCCGGCCAAGCGCGAAACCGACACGATGGATACCTTCGTGGACTCGGCCTGGTATTACATGCGCTATACCTGCCCGGACAGCGCCAACGCGATGGTCGATGCACGCAACGATTACTGGTCGCCGATGGACCAGTACATCGGTGGCATCGAACACGCCGTGCTTCACCTGCTGTATGCGCGCTTCTGGACCAAGGCCATGCGCGACATTGGCCTGATCAAGTACGACGAGCCGTTCACCAAGCTGTTCACGCAGGGTATGCTGCTCAATGAGTCGTATTTCCGCGAAGAGCCGAATGGCAAGAAGCGCTGGTTCTACCCCAGCGAAGTGGAAGTCACCCACGACGAGCGCGGTGCCCCGGTCAGCGCAGTTGCGCGCGCCGACGGCCAGCCGGTGCAGATGGGCGGCATCGAAAAGATGTCGAAGTCCAAGAACAACGTGGTGGAACCGGGCGACATCATCAGCCGCTTCGGTGCCGACACGGCACGCCTGTTCACCATGTTCGCAGGTCCCCCGGACCAAAGCGCGGCATGGTCCGACACCGGTGCCGAAGGCACGGCACGTTATCTGCGTCGCGTCTGGACCTTTGCCCATCGCCAAGCCGATGTCGTGCGTGAAGCGGGTGACGATTTCACCGGCATCAGCCCGGCCGGTGCACGCCTGCGCCGTGACATCCACTTGCTGCTGCGCACGGTCGGCCATGACTACGACCGCCTGCAATACAACACCGTGGTGTCTGGCACCATGAAGCTGCTGAATGCACTGGACGACGCCACGCTGACCGATTCGCCGGCCGACCGTGCTGCCCTGCGCGAAGGTACCGGCATTCTGTTGCGTGCGCTGTACCCGGGCGCACCGCACATCACCCACGCGCTGTGGCAGGAGCTTGGCTTCGGCACGCGCATCGGTGATCTGATCGATGCACCGTGGCCGCAGGTCGACGAAGCCGCGCTGGTGCA